The Ooceraea biroi isolate clonal line C1 chromosome 3, Obir_v5.4, whole genome shotgun sequence genome contains the following window.
AGTTTAAAGTGCGAGAATACCTGTTGTTGGAAAAATTATTCAGATCGCTAGAATAAAAATCGACTGAGAATAAATGTGTTGACGATCAACGCTACTCACTGTCAAATGACAACGAAGAGAGATCGTTCAACTCCGCACAAGAAAACGATGGAGGAATGAGTGGAGTTCCTCCTTTCACAATCTTCCAGAATCGTTCAGCTCAATTATCAGGATTTGAGTTCACTTTCAAGGGGGATGCTTCTCTCGTGGCCTCACTATGGAACGAGATCGCCGTTGCCGTTCGTTTAGTGGCACGCGTCTAAAACGAATGCTAACTGGTACGATACTGACCGTCCTGTCGGTCTTTGTACCAGAGGAGCGACGAAACAGGGCGAGATGTagcgtgcgtgcatgcatgTGACAGGAAataagagcgagagagaaagagagatcgaaaaagaaaagaggtgGGTGAAGAAACAAGGATGgcggaggagagaagagacaCAATGATCACTATGCACTATGCGAGTCGGTGGAACAAAGAGAGGAGAATCAGAATCCAGAAATGTAGAGAAAGAAATGTGAtataaagaagagagaaaacatAGCGTGAGAAGAGGAGGGATAGGACGGTGGAGAGAGGGTGCGAACAGAGCGAGGAAAGATGACGACGAGGCGGAGTGAAGAGGATGTACGAGAAGATAGAGAGGGAGAATTTGGCATCGTGTCGAGCAACGCAAATCTCTTCGACTATTCTTAGCCGATCGAGGCGCGATGTCGCGTTTCGTCTGATCGGACGCATCTTCCGATTCGTGAAAACTCCCTCGAGGATTCTCCTCGTATGGTGGATGTATGGATACCATCATATGACCGAGTGGAGAACGCATGCACGACTACGTGAGACGATTCACGTTCTCAGCTCATAGATGACGAAATGACAATTTGGCTGCCGAAATGGCAATTTGAAAGCTTCATTTTCTAGATAAATGAACAGACTTGGACTTACTTACGTCTTATGAATTTCCtttctattttacattttaattgtgATCGTAAAGATTGTATTATGTTATGGAGAAGATCTAGAAGCTTTTGAatcaaagtaaaatatataaatacttttatcataaatattaaatattatcatacaCAGATTTCATTATTCGCTTATTTTCGCGATTTAAGATACattaagttaaaaaataagatacgAAATTTCATGCGTGATCGGCCAAATTTGGAGGGTTGATCTTCGCGAAAGTTCAATGAGAATTCTACGCGCGCGTCGAATTTCATTGTCTGGCGATGCGCGTCATTCACTACTGTCGCAGATAGCCAGTACGATTATAGCCAGTGATTCCGCAGAGTTCTCAGTACCGGCGATTGCGTGGTAACCACGAGGATATTGACAATTTTCACGAGACCACGTGAGACTAGTTCCGGTGCGACAGTATACCGAAAATAAACGGCGATTTAACGTTTATAGCTGCAACAATGTTGTTCCTACGAGAATTTCTCAAAGATCGTAGGTCGTGTATTTACTCGCCACATTCACCAGTCACGTATGCGTGGTCGCCTGATTCCTATTTATTTAACACGAAGATAGTATTCGCGTGTATAAATCAGAATCGTTTGGCGCCGACAACTTTAAAGATTCCACTTATGCATACAAGCAGCGTTTATTTCTTCTGAGTCTCTCAATAcagcaatattttttccaGAACACGTGCTCGCGGATAAAAATCCAAAACTAGGTCTGATCTGCAAAATGCACGCTTCACGTGTCATTGACCCGATTCTCGCGACGCGCCTGTTTTCACTCATCGAGACTGAGAAAGAGAATCGGCCGGAGTCGCCGTCTGGGAAGCTAATTTTATGCCGTCTCGCGCAGCGGGTTTAGAAAGAGACTCGCATCGTTCGACGCAGTGACCCACAATGAAAATGTATCATCTCGACAAACGATCGTCGATCGGTCTTACGCACCGAGGGGGATACTTTTGTAACTCAGACGCCGTTCCCTTCtgctttttctctcgcgtgtGGGGAACAAAAGATCGTCGAACCGGATCGGTGCGAGGCGAAACCTTGCACAAGGCGCCGGCCGTATCTGCATTTCCATTATCTTATTGTAATGCAACTTTTGCAAGAACACTTTGCTCCGATTGCGCACTCGCCGAGACGGCGTCGATGTTAGAACGCGGATGTTAGACGAGCTGACACGAATGTTGCTGCGGAACCCCgcggaaaattaattactaatgACGCATTCAGGATCACACAGCGATCATGCATCGCGGCGTTTCTAAGAAAGTTTAAAGAGAACTACGAGATTAGAAGGTCGAATCGGTATCGTTACTATTTATTGCACTTTTCGAGAGCAAAGTCTCTCGGGCGCTTATTTAGAAACAGCGAGATTATTATTCCGGAGCAAGTCCGAGGATAATGGCACTTAGATAAGAATTCCATGATTAgggaaaataatattgcaggCAGCACAAAACGAGCAGGAGGAGCAAGTGCCTGCACGAAAGATTGCGACATCTtgcaagataaaataaattcttttatttctgtttgcAAAAAACGCGTAAAGGAGGCCGCGAGATTCGAGTATCAATGCTGAGTCAGCCAACGCAGTTTCCTTGTTTATGGACGGATGTTTAAGGGGGGTCATCGGAGGGAAGAAGGGAGGCCTTGTCCGGCGAAACGTGGATCATCTGGCAGCGAGAGATGTTACTACTTATTGTTAGCACGATTGGAGAGCAGGAgaggattatttttatttcgcgggAAACAATGTGTTTCGCCTCCTTCGGTCAGCGAACTCAAGAAGTTCAAAAAGCCACCTCCATTTAATGCTACGCATCCCGATGTAGTCGCGTCTAGCCGCAATCACGAATAACGAGCGCGATCAAATGGCAATCATCACTGTGAATTACGATTATGTATTTCACTTGTCGATCCACTCGGGATTGTGCATTATCAACGTCTTCATTGAATACAATTGCGGCGTTCCGAGAAGCGCGAACGATAAATCTATCAACAAAGGCGCAACAAGAcgagaaatattaatcatattttatttacgttatcgttacattatttatgtaaGCGTACAAATAACTTCAATTAACACGTACATTCCTTATCTCATTTTTACACCAATAGTCTGGCGGCGCCAGATTACAAAAATTCCGCGCGGTCTCTCTCGGGATCTCAATAACTTCCAATCGCGTTCCATTTATGGAACATGGATTTTCCTCAATTTTCCAACTGTTAAGTCCTGGTTCTCTAGCTTTCAGCAGTGCAATCTTGACAATAGATCCAACGGACGGGATCATGCGCCGAGCAGCCGCGAAAATACGATCGCTATTGAGACGAGGGTTTGTACCGGCTCGGACTGGACGCGGACTGCCCTTTCGCTTGTGCATTATCGATAAATCGGTTTACGCCGGTAGTCTTTGCCCCCGCAGAGTCACGGAGGCTGCGGCTAAGCCGTTTCGCCATATGCAGAGTGGGGATCCTCGGCGATGTGGGACATCAGTTTTGTCCGTTTAATTCGCGAGACGAGTCGCTGACACCGATGGCGTTTCTGTGGAGCAAACGGTACAGTTCGTGAACGCAAAACGCGTTGCCGGCAATCAAGGAGGAATTAATTCCATAAAAACATCGTGCGAAATTGATTTCATCTCGACACGATCGATCGCTGAACTTCATGGTTCAAGGTGGATGCTGAGGTGCGCGTCATGGAGGTTTCGCGTGTTTGTGCTCCGACAAATTAAAGTCCGCGCATCCCTCCAAGTGTTGGATGGCAAGATTCCTCGATCTCTTCTCCAAATCGTAATTACCTTTTCTGGAACAAACGCGATTGCGTTTCCCCATGATCATGTTCTCATAACATAGTTTAGCACATCTCGAGGGACCCGCTATTGTTACCGTACCGCTACTGCACCTTTTGTCATCTACATGCTCGCGTCGCCGATCGGTAACACGTGGCGTACTGGCAATGAGAAGACAATCCTACAGCACGATAGTGTCTGCTGCGAATTTTCGTGGACGCTCGATATTTCCGGATTGAAACGTCGGGCCGCATCGCGTAATGTCCAGACGTTGAAGTGGGGTGACTGAACTTGGTAAATGGAACGATAATCCACATCCGGTGTCGCAATAATTAGAATTTCCAGTGaggattattatattaatcattgCTTCGAAAAAGAAGGAATGTCTGAGACGAACCATTGGCTGTCGGTTTTCTTAACTGTTGTTTACGAAACAAATCATCTTTCCTCGTTCGAATCCTAAAATTagattcaaattaatatttgataggAGGACGGTATTAATTAAGCTAATCAGCGAAAAGAGAAGATCCGACAGTGCTATGCAAACATGCACAACAAAAATTGTGCAAGCATTGAAAATAAGAGCAAAACGCGCTCAGTATTGATAAATGCATCAAGTTTTGCTTGTGCAACTTTTAATAACAGCCACGCGAGACATTACcataaacgataaaaataatattatatcaattatttatttagtacacaatttttatttttttctcgtcaCTTTACgttcttcaatttttatttgatcaaATTTAGATCGAACGATTTGTCTTATTAAAGACTCAGCTAAAAATGCCAAAGAAAATACATTACTGTGATATACGGGAAAATATATGAAGAGATATTGATGCTttcttatcaaaattaaaaaattttaattgcatctAATTTTATACTAGCAACTCGTTATAAAATTTACGCGCGAGAAGAAAAGTATAGGGAGTCAACGTACGCATCGTTTCTGTTTCAGAGCGGCTTCACCAATCATCATGCTTACCTTCCAATTCAGCCAAGCGATCGTTCTCTCCGCTGCAATCTTCTTGTAAGCATTAAGAACAACGAAGCAGAAATAAAGTGACGCTATTAATAGTGATTAACCCGATCATAACGATGTTTCAGAGTCTGCGCTCATCCCACTCGGCGGCAAGAGGTGAGACCGCTGTGCGTGGGATGCGGCGACGAATGTGATAAATGCGAGTTCGGTTTCACGATATCGGCTCTCTGCGGTATCCCGGAATGCCGACGGGTGAGTAAAACTGTCACGCGGTCAACACCACACAATTGTGTGACATGTTGTCTCGCTACTAAGCAATTATCTTTAAAGAGTCCCACCGAGAACAATAAAGACGGAAAGAAAATTAGAGAAACTCGAAGAGCCAAATTTAAAAAGCTAAACAGAATGTCATGCTTGGACTTTCGTGAAAGTAAACAAGaagtaaaaatttttcaattgatgCTTTTTCGTCTTTAACGTATGACGACTTCGAAGTGAAAGCTCAGTGAGAATTAGCGGGAAAAAATCGCCGCGTTCGTTGTCTTACCAGTGTCATCCTTTTCCACTGCAGGGTCCCGGTCAGATCTGTGGCGGACCAAGCGAAGCTTGGGGCGTGTGCGGCGACGGATTGATCTGCAATTGCAACCGATGCGCCGGCTGCAGCTTAGCCTCCCTCGAGTGCTTCACGAACCCTTGTCTACCCCATCAGAGCCTGGAGTCGCGGGGCCATCTCGAGCTTCTCGACAGATACAGCCCCGTCGACAGAGTCGCCAAGTAAACCCAAGGACCCAACCCAGCCCGGATGGACGAAAAAGGACGACGGATGGATGAGACGACGAATGCGAGGAGCGAGTGTGAaacgagagcgagaaagagagagcgaaagagagagagagagagagagagaaacgcggatatatatatatattagagaTCTTccgaattatttattgcatttcatgATATAATCTCATTAGGTATCTGCGATTGTGATATGTAACTCGTCGGAGCCCGTGGTCTCACCTCTCGAGAGCGGGGCGGCGGCACCCCTGTCCATGTTTAATGGCATTTTCTGTGATTCCTTAATTACTGTGTTAGCCTATCTTGTACACGCACACGCCTCAATGaaacgcgcgttcgcgcgttcGCGAGCGTGCGTCGCCGGCTCTAGCTTGATCTCGTGAGATACTCGATGAATCATCATGCATGATTTTTGGCTGTGAATCGCATCTCTCGccgaatgcgcgcgcgaggcgaTAACTGGATCCATGATGTCCTCAACGCGAATTCACCGCAGGTTTTCCGCCGAGAATCGAGATcgaaattggaaaaaaatcaAAGATAAAGCGAAAGAAGAGGATATAAAGCTACTTTCAATCACTTAACATCGTCAGTTTCAATTTTGCCACAGTTTATcgataattaacataaatattactcttattttatatttatcttaatatttattttatcaatgtcTTTTTAAAATGCCTGCAGTCTCCCGATAAAACGCACTTGTTTACATATTAGAATGTATCACTAAATTGGCTTCTAACTCTTTAATGACATAATTactaatgtttattaataacgcaGAAAATGTCTTCGTCACGTCGTTTTATCGAGATTTTTTATGCTAACTAGATATCAATGGGTCTCTTAAAAACAACGAGTACATTTTATGTAGTTCTCAGTATTCTCTTGCGGATACCGGCCGTGAATGTTTGGCGAGCACGACTATGTAACAGACAACAGAATAAAATTGGCTGCATTCATATGCGCATTATTAATAACGATTTATCTTCTCCCAACCgaactaatatattttatctgtgCTTTTAGGCGAAAACAGTCTTTTGTTCATAATAACGAATGAAATAAAGCTATTTCCTCATGATGGCaaatgagataaaataatGTGCAGTAACAAACtgctaaataaaaattaatgtcgaATAAACTCTCTGTGATTTCTCGAATCAACgcgtaaattaaaataatattatgaagattagatatttttattattcgc
Protein-coding sequences here:
- the LOC105277056 gene encoding neuroparsin-A encodes the protein MLTFQFSQAIVLSAAIFLVCAHPTRRQEVRPLCVGCGDECDKCEFGFTISALCGIPECRRGPGQICGGPSEAWGVCGDGLICNCNRCAGCSLASLECFTNPCLPHQSLESRGHLELLDRYSPVDRVAK